The window CAACTTTCGTCCATCTCGCAATAATACAAGAAGCTTTtctgaaaatataaatataaaatccTAATAAGTGAAGTACTTTGTAATGAATTAAATATCTTTTGTCAACCACACATACTACCAGCCCACACAAATATATAATGTTGAACTATCAAGCTTGAAATTAATGTCTGAGTCAAATTTATTACTGGACTGAATCTTGAGGCCTTATGAATACGGCTTGGATTTCCATTTCCTCAAACTAGCTATTCAACGACGGAAATACACAAAGTGATGCTGCGAGCACTTCTAATACCCCGAATGTCTGGCTCTCATTTCTTATTCAAATCTCTTGATTCATCATCACCTTCTTCTTTAAGAAAATATAACTACCATTTCTACTTTTGCTTATGCATCAAAGATACATTTCGATTCTAAGAAAGTGGGACAAAAGGTTCCCACACCTATATCCCAATGCACAATTCAGCACTTGAAATTAAACAGCACTAGAGTTACTCAGTGCAGAGAGTCAGTGACCTAAAGTTGGAAGCTTTACTCGTTTATCTTCCTTGTACCTCATacatgaatttaaaaaattgcaATAAAGCAGCACATGCAACATGGAATCTGCAAATCGAACGGTAAAGCAGCGGCcttcaaacccttttcaaatcaacaaatattacagcaacaaaaaacttcaaaaaaaccTCTATAAGGCAATTAACAGctaaaacatacaaaaacagcAGAAAAATCACCAAAGCCAATTTTCAATCACTTTAAAGtagatcgagagagagagagagagtatactGTCGAGATAGGTTGCAAGAGAAGTGGAAAGGAAAGTATCTTCTGCTCCAGCCCACGACATTAAGTATCTACCGGGAATTGGGAACTCGAATTTGCAACACCAACAATTACGCCAGAAGAACTCTCGTCAACCCCAATGGCATTGGCTGCTTcccaccaaaaaaataaaatccccaAAACCTGAAAGCCCACTCACTTTCAATCACACACTTCCTCCACCAACCCTAattccaaatttccaacaaTACCCATTAAAAATCAAGATTGTGAATTGGGTTTGGACCATTAAAGTCACCGGCTTGGCCGAAAAGATGACATCATTTTATcggtcttctctctctcccattatTGTTTATTcgatttttttaagttttattactCCTTTTTTTTActgatttttagttttattttttgttggattttattACTTGGTAGGATTGGGATTAAAATATCTATTAACGGGGAAAACTTTGATTAATGGTAGATTTTTTGTGGAGCGTCGGATTAGATTAATCTTTAATACAAATACCACATTAGCATAAGAATattttgtagaaaaaaaaaaatcaactatcAACAATCACGTCATATGACTTATAAAACATGATTTAAATAGATTGTCTTTCTAACATTaatcttaaaaaaattacaaataatgtGTTAACATATTTGTTCATCGCGTTATTTTGATATAGCTATTTTAAACTAACTTTTATCACAATATCATGCAGCACACCATACAAATAATAAGAGTTTAAACAGTCTCCATCTGCCATGCAAAGGGGAAAAATGACAGAAAGAAAAAACGAAAGATGATACTCttttttatgatgaaattatgaaaGATACACAATTGATTtatttccttatattttttttttgaataattacGTTCTAAATTTCGTACGACAAACTAACAGAAGTTACCAAACAACATGTGTGACGAAATTTGATGGACAACAAACTAACCATTTCGTACAACAAACTAACTAACCATTTCGGACAACAAACTAACAAAAGTTATCAAACCACATGTATGACGAAATTCGATACAATTGAAAATACAGGGACGAAAGTTGAACTTTGTGAAAACTACATGAACCAAAAATGTGCCTTGGCCTATCTATAATATAGGGAAACATTATCTTAATTGCAATTGTTGCATGAATTTGTGTCACCTGATGTGTGGTCTAGGTTGACAATTTGACAACTTAAGTCCGtccctcatatatatatatatatatatatatgtatatatttgttgtATAATAGATGTATACGTTCTCCATCCTAGACTTGGGGACTGGATCTCTTAGACCAGGAGCAGCAGTAACGGGTTCAAACCCACTTCTACAAACAAACACTTTCTTGAGGAGAAAAGACAGTGACTTCTTCCCAATGGCGGAGTTTGTGTTATCTAAACAAACATCCTTCCCACGCTGAGAACGACGCTCGTGCTGCGCTTGAGCCTGGAATCGACTAACATTTTCTTTCGGCTCATCGCAGTCTGCATTTTTAGTACTTGTTCTCTCAGGTCTCGAGCTCGACTGTCTGCTTAGAAACTTTTTAGAAACTTTTTCAAACTCAACTAGTAGTAACGTGAGAAATCTTTAGGACTGAAAAACACCGAGGACTTGTCAAAATTATTCGTTGTCTTGAGGTTGTGCAAAAGTCATCAAACAGTTGGTACAACTTTCTACAATTCTCCCTGGTAGCTTTCATAAGAAATAGGGAATCATCGGCGAAAAACATGTGAGTAATCACAGGCCCGCTACGACTCAGTTTGATTCCCTGCACCAAATTAAGGATAGTAGCAAATGCTGATATTTCTAGAAAGAACCTCACTAAGAGGAAGAGGTAGGGTGATAAGTAGTCCCCTTGTCTCAATCCTCTTCAGGGAATAAAGAACTTTCCAGGGCAACCATTAATTACCACCGAAAGAGACATCGAAGAGGCACATCACGTCACTAACTCCATCTATCCGCAATTAAACCTCATTTTGTGCATCGTCTCCTTCTAAGAAATTTCACTCCACCCTATCATAAATCTTGTTTATATCTAGCTTCAAACTCAATTCACACATCCCTCCACTTTTTCTCAACCTTAACCATGCGtataaatttcattttcataaattATACATGGTACGTTTATTTCATGCTAAGAAATATCTACACAAATATTTTGTCACAATGTGATAAGAGCAAAAGAAAATGTAACTAATGACATTTGTTTTATTCAAGTTTACCATGCACAGCAGTAAGAAGAACGTTATGCAACAGCTCAACTGTTTTGTTTGAAAATATATGTCAAAATTTTGGTATACATATATCACACTATAATTAATCGTTAACCAGTTGAGTGTGTTAGGTGGTGTGGGTGATCCATACATTGCTTTCTTGTAGCGACAAAGGAATCATATGAATATTGTAAAgggatgtgatattcacacacctttataattttcaaccgtcggattaaatgaattgaagaaaattaacaaatataaattaataagggatgtgtaagaagtaaaatgagatatgTGGTTATCACACCTCTATTGTAAATCTGTCACCACTCGACTtcttgtcatatatatatataatttgtagatattatatatatatatatatgtatgtatgtatgtatatatttctgCAATGGTATTACTTCACATTGCAGCAAAAGAGACAGTCGATTTGCATTCTATTGTGAAGGCCAGAATAATGAGTTTTGAGACTGAGTTTGAACCACAAATTAATACACAAATTTGAATGGCAATCTATTACAATGAATTTGGAAAAACTAAATGCGACGCCTTCAAACATAATCATTAATTTATTGTCACTTCGCAATATGATGTTTTTAATCTCACTTGTTTATAATACgtgttttatttattaataaaatttattaaGTATTTGAAATATGAGTGTGTATGATACACGTGTCAATGTAATCTTGTCGCTTAATATTTCTCTTACGTAATAGGTGAGaaaatcaatattttttatttttattttgtgaagCTACCACCTGTAATATCATTTCATTCATACTATAAAATATACACATTTCTTAACTTTACACCCTAAAATATAGAAATGACAAAGAAAAAGTTCTTATTAAATAACACATTTTTGAGATTACCTAAGCATTTGCCTCCATGCTAATTGTTGACCTAATAAAGGAAATTCATCAACAATTTTCcagtatttttttaacaaacgatattatctatattaaaagGAAGAGTGATTTAGTAATactgtggttcaaattcgtttttgacgaaaatcgaacttaagacctatcacttacaataaaaagaaataccacGTTGTAGTActaaatatgattcaaattcatttttaacgaaaatcaaatataaaacttTTCCTTTACAATGAATTAGAATATCACACCGTAGGAACCTAAGACCTCAAGCATTTGGATTTGGCAACAAAATATAGGAGCAAATAATCCTAAAATTTGGCACACGTGGCCTCCCTGATACAAGCAGCATTAAATTTTCCCTGAGATCAACTGTTCCATTGTCACTTGCATCACTGCGaatttccaaactttgttttctggTTTGCTGAGAGCAACAACCTTCCCCTTGATTTGAACTCAAACTTCCCAATTTCTGAAACCAAATCCATCCCATTCTCAATCTCCACCAACATTCGACGTCTCACCCAATCTCGTCCAATCCAACCCCTTTTtaccaaaacccagaaatcccATGTCCTCAGAAATCAAGCTCATCCATTTCCCCAACCTCCCATCCCCACCTCCACTCGATTTTCCGAGTCGAATCGGCAGAACCCAATAGCCTATTTCTCGGAAATATCACGGCTTTACGGTGCTTCACGGTCGCATTGACCATGGTGGAGACTTTGCCACTAGGGCGGTTCCACCACCAGAGGCTGGACCTGAAGCGCTGGTTCCCCTCCTTCTTATCCTCCCACAAAACCCTCTTCACCGTGCTCTGGATCGCCGCTTTCGCCTCAGTTTTCGTATGGCAAAGGAACATTGTAAATGGGTTTTCGATATTCCGGCGTGCTTCGGCGAGGGAGATGCCGAAGCTGCGGCCGGTGGCTTTCAATTTGACGGATTTCGGGGCAGTGGGCGATGGGGTGACTTTGAACACTGAGGCGTTTGAGAAGGCGGTGCTGGCTATTTCTAAGCTGGGGAAGAAAGGCGGTGGGCAGCTCAATGTGCCTCCGGGCCGGTGGCTTACGGCGCCGTTTAATCTCACTAGTCACATGACTCTGTTTCTTGCTGAAGATGCTGAGATACTTGGGATTCAGGTaaagcttttggttttctggtCAGTTGTTATCTGTATTAGTTTCTGTTTTCGTTTCAAAATGTGAAAACTTGCCTTGAATTTGTATCTGTTTCGTAGCGAAATGTGAAAGCTTTCCACTTTGCTACGATTTGTTTGTTTTCGGTGAAACGGGAAATCTTAGCTGTTAGGACTTTAATAGTTCTTTTCTTCAGAGGGCTGCAATTTGATTCGACCTTTCGATATGATACTGATTAGAACTTGACATTTGATAGTAATTATACATGTGGACATGAATCAGGTATTTTTTGGTATCCCTTATGTGCTTTTCCTATTTGGATTTGCATGTTAGTTCTCCTCTTTATTTGCTAATGCATAGTTTGGAAGTAATGATGATTATATCATGATTGTGGTTACTTTGTTCGGTAAGATGTAAAGTATGGCTTTCAAGATATTTTCATTAGACGAAGatctaaaataaaatttcaaatgggAAATCTCGGTTGCAAGGAAATGTAAAGTTCATtcctcatatgcttcatttggtttttgctATAAATGGAATGGGAATGGTTAACAATTTGTTTAGGACTTGTggttcaataataataataaaggaaGTCTGTTTATTGAGGTGCATAGGACTGGTTTGATGTTGGTCGATAATCAAACGAAAGTAAGCTTCGTACTTAATTAGGTGGTGGCAGCAAGCTTCAAACTTTATTTAACCTACCACCTTTTATTTAACTTCGAATTAAAACATGGAGACATCCTGAATACTACTGTTGATTTGTAAATATTATGCTAGCAAAGTCTTTTGAGCGTTAGAATTTTCTTGTCTAGGTTTCAGTAATAAGCATAACAACTTCATATGTGATACTGACATTTACATCCAGATTAAATTGCTGGTTAATTATATGATGTGTTTTGGAATAATATGAACCGAATCGCGTTGGAGAAACATGATTGCTAGATTTATTTGTGGAATATCTGCTTCTTTATCTTATTCTTTTAGATTGGTTGTGAAAAGCCTGTATTGTTGTTCTGAAAATGAGCCCTGCATATGGCTTTTCCAGATTTGTACGAAATGTTAACTTATAGCCGGGGATTGACAAACTAGAAAACAATTGATGCACACACTTATATATGATTTGCCTGCCTGCTTAACCCACTACCTATATCTGTAGAATAGACATGACATGTCTAATACCTTAGATGAGAATTTGACTTGAAAGGGCATCATCACCCACATATCCCCTGTAAAATTTATTCCAATCCTTTAATGAGATTTAACAAACCAGTGAGAAAATTCATCATTTTACACACAAAATACACATACTGGCACGGTttcgctttctctctctctctctcccccttcgATGATTGCTGATGCTGCATACTCGTATGattatctctctctctagccCGTACACTATAGCTATTTAGCCTATCTCTGATGCTGCGTACTCTTATGTGCATGACAGGATGAGAAGTATTGGCCCTTGATGCCTCCATTGCCTTCCTATGGGTATGGGAGAGAGCATCCTGGGCCCCGATATGGAAGTCTGATTCATGGTCAAAATCTTAAAGATATTGTTATAACAGGTTAGATATTTCATCCTTTTCCTATTTAAgctatatttttatttcatagcAATGGTGTTTAACTGGAAGATCGAGGTTTTACTTTAAAAATCTAATCTAAGTAGGACTCCAGCGTGATGTCATAAATGCAAATAAGGTTTCCCTTGGTTGTTATAGCCTTTGGCCATGAATACTATTTGTTGACATTAGACATTATAAAAAATCCAAGAAAGATTAGATGAATTAGCCATCTTAGCAGTCGAACATGATTTACTAGCAGaacttgtaaataaaaaattatttagtcATTCTTCTTTCGAAGAGAAAGGAGGATAAATTCTGATAGTGGATAAATAACCaacattatttattttggtCTCATTTAAATTTTGACCCGAGGTCTTCTGTTGAACGATGAATCGGGTTGATCTTGACATTTTATATGGTATAGACAATGaaagaattgaaaaatgattgtCTATAAAGCAAATGGTTGATAAAAGCATGTAATTCTATCATGAATATAATACCAGAGGCAGGTATTTTTTTACTTGAGAAAATTACTCTTGTCAGACATGTCCCTTGACTTGCCTTTGTTTCATTTCTCTTCATCACTTGGCCATCATGCATCCCAGGGAAGTTGATGATCCTAAAATGTTATGGCATAAGCCTTCAAGTCTAGAAAATCTCTCTTTGTAGCGATCCCCTTTGCCATGCATGCTTCATCACATCTTGCTTGCTACACAAGTAATATGTTGTggtttgttttaaaattttcttattctttatGTCAATCAAGAACGCCTGTGGACATTGTTATCTTAGAATCCAGGCTGTAAATTTGTTGTCTTTCCAAGTGTTCAATTTCTGGTTTGTTCtaattatatttatgtattCACTGACCAACAGGGCATAATGGTACCATAAATGGACAGGGTCAAACATGGTGGAAGAAGTACCTCCAGAAGCTTCTCAACAACACTCGGGGTCCACTTGTTCAGATTATGTGGTCTAGCGACATTTTGATCAGTAATATAACCTTGCGTGATTCTCCTTTTTGGACACTCCATCCATATGACTGCAAGAACATTACAATTAGAAATGTTACAATTTTGGCTCCCATACGTAAAGCTCCAAATACTGATGGAATAGATCCTGGTAAGTGGGTCCTACTAGGGGGGCTTCTTCCTCCAACTATATGTTTGATATGCTGAATAACACTATTAATTTTGAATGGATTGCCATTCTTTTTACTTAGGCATGATTTGGATGAGCTTATAATTTACAATA of the Pyrus communis chromosome 1, drPyrComm1.1, whole genome shotgun sequence genome contains:
- the LOC137742600 gene encoding probable polygalacturonase — protein: MVETLPLGRFHHQRLDLKRWFPSFLSSHKTLFTVLWIAAFASVFVWQRNIVNGFSIFRRASAREMPKLRPVAFNLTDFGAVGDGVTLNTEAFEKAVLAISKLGKKGGGQLNVPPGRWLTAPFNLTSHMTLFLAEDAEILGIQDEKYWPLMPPLPSYGYGREHPGPRYGSLIHGQNLKDIVITGHNGTINGQGQTWWKKYLQKLLNNTRGPLVQIMWSSDILISNITLRDSPFWTLHPYDCKNITIRNVTILAPIRKAPNTDGIDPDSCEDMVIEDCYISVGDDGIAIKSGWDQYGISYGRPSKNILIRNLVVRSMVSAGVSIGSEMSGGVSNVTVENLLVWSSRRAVRIKTAPGRGGYVRQITYRNLTFDNVRVGIVIKTDYNEHPDGGYDPKALPVLEDISFTSVIGQGVRVPVRIHGSEEIPVRNVTFRDMSVGLTYKKKHIFQCAFVQGRVIGTIFPAPCENLDRYDEQGKLVKHSASQNMTDIDYDF